The stretch of DNA GCCAGCACCATCGCCAGCAGCGACAGCAGGTTGATCGAGTAGCCCAGCATCAGGAGGATGAACATCACCCCGATCAGCGACAGCGGGATCGTCACGATGGGCATCAGGACGGACCGGAACGAACCCAGGAACAGCAGGATGATGAGAATGACGATCAGCACCGCCTCGGCGATGGTCTTGAACACCTCGGTGATGGAGGCGCTGATCTGCTCGGTCGCGTCATACATCAGCGTCATGTCCATGCCGTCGGGCAGGCTGGCCTGGATCTCGGGCAACTCGGCCAGCACCGCCTCGGACATGTCGAGCGGGTTCGCGCCGGGGGTCGGGAACACCCCGATGAAGGTGCCCGGCTCGCCGTTGAAGTTCACGATGGTGTCGGTGCTTTCCGCCGCCAGCTCGATCCGCGCCACATCCGCCAGGCGCACCACCTCGTCGCCGTCGGCCCGGATCGGCAGCGCGCCAAATGCCTCGGGCGTCTGAAGCGTCGAGTCGAGCGTGATGGAATAGGTGACGAACTCGTTCTTCGTGCTGCCGGGGGCGGCCAGGAAGTTCGCGTTGTTCACCGCCGACAGGACTTCGGCCGGGGTCAGCCCGCGCCCCGCCAGCCGGACGGGGTCGATCCAGACCCGCATCGCGTAGTTCGCCGCGCCGATGACCTGCACCTCGGCCACGCCGGGGATGGTGGACATGCGCGGGCGGATCACCCGCTCGATGTACTCGGTCAGCTGCTCGGCGCTCATGTTGGGGTTCTGCATCGCCAGATACATCGTGGCAAAGGTCATCCCCGTGCCCTTGACGATGGTCGGATCCTCGGCGTCCTGGGGCAGCTGGCTGCGCACCTGCTGGACCTTGGACATGACCTCGGTCAGGGCCACGTCGGGATCCGCGCCAAGGCGCATGTTGATCGTCACCGTCGAGGCGGAGGGCCGCGAACTGGAGGTGACGTAATCCAGGTTTTCCGTCGTCGCGACCGCCGCCGCGATGGGCGAGGTCACGAAGCCCTGGATCAGGTCCGCGGATGCGCCGGGATAGACCGTGGTCACGGTGATCACGGTTTCCTCGACCTCGGGGTACTGGCGGACCTGAAGCCCGGACATGCCTTGCAGGCCCAGCAGCAGGATCAGCAGGCCCAGCACCGTCGACAGGACCGGGCGCTGGATGAAGATGGCCGAGAGGTTCATCGCAGGCTTGCCTCGATCATGTCGGCGGCCGGGTTCACGCTGTTGTCCACGCGCGCGGGCGCGCCGTTGGTCAGCCGGTTCTGCCCGGCGGTGACGACCGCATCCCCCACCTGCACGCCCGAGACGATCTCGACCATCTGGCCGGAACGGCGGCCGGTCTGGACGAAGACCTGCCGCACCTCGAGCTGTTCGGGATCGTTCTCGCGCGGGCGGACGACGAAGACGTAGTCCCCGTAGAGGCTGCTCACCACTGCGGTCAGCGGCATGGCGATCACGCCGGACTCCTCGGGCAGGACGACCGAGATGCGCACGAACTGGCCCGGGGTCAGCCGGCCGTCGGGATTGTCGATGCTCGCGCGCACCGACACCAGCCGCGTGGCCGGATCCACGCGCGGGTCGATGCCGACGATCTCTCCCTCGAAGCTGCTCTGACGCTCCTCGTCGCGCACGACGATGGGCTGGCCGATCCGCAACTCGCCAAGGCGCTGCTCGGGCACGGTGAAATCCACCCGCATGCGCGACAGGTCCTGAAGCGTCGCCACCACGGTCCCAGGGGTCACATAGGCGCCCAGATCGACGCGGGGCAGGCCGATCGTGCCGCTGAAGGGGGCGAGAAGCTGGCGCTTTTCCAGCACCGCCTCGAGTTTGGCGACCTGCGCGCGCGAGGCGGCGGCGGCGGCCACGGCCGATTCCAGCGTCACGGTCGTGGTGGCCCCGCGGCTGACAAGCTCGCGCGCCCGCACCAGGTTCTGCTGGTCCAGCTCGGCCTGGGTCCGCGCGGCCTCCAGATCCGCGGACTGCACGGCATCGTCGAGTTGCAGAAGCACCTGGCCCTCGGTCACGGCTTCGCTTGGCCCGAAGCGGATGTCGCCGATGACGCCGGATGCCTCGACCGTCAGCTCGACGCCGCGCAGTGCGCTGACCGTGCCGATCGCGTCGATCGTGGGCGTCCAGGTGACCGGCTTCGCCTCGATGGTGGAGACGGTGACGGGGGGCGTCGGCATGTTGGCGAAGTATTCGCCGATCATCTTGTCGCGGAAAAGATTGAAGCCGACCAACCCGCCAGCCACGGCCGCAAGCAGCACGACCATAATTACAATGCGTTTGATCATCGGTTTATGCCTGTGTCGATGGTATCGATGTCTCCTGACGCATGCGATCGGCGTGAGGGAGATGCGAGTGAGCTGTGCTTACATGCGGAACACGCTCCTACTTTGCCTCCGGCGCGCGGTTGTCAAGTCTGAAACGGTGTTTACGCGGGGGCAGCGGCGGGCCGGTGCTTGCGTGCAGCTAGGCGCTAATTACATATGAATGTGTAAGAAGAAGCGGCATTTCCTGCCGCCTTTCTGGCCAAGGAGAAGTCAAATGTCCATCGATCGCATCGTTCTGGCCTTTGCCGGCGGCATGGTTCTGCTGAGCCTTGCGCTGGGTCTGACCGTGTCGCCCTGGTTCTTCGCGCTGACCGCCCTTGTCGGCGCGAACCTGATGCAGTCGGCCTTTACCGGCTTCTGCCCGCTGGCGTTGGCGCTGCGCCGGCTTGGGGTGAAACCCGGCGTTGCCTTTCGGTAAGTCCGCGCGAAGTGCCTGAAACCGCTTTCCGGCCCGGCACTTCTTGACTAGACATCCTCCCGGACAAACCGGGAGGAAGAACATGTCGGAGAACGGCAGCGCGGGCAGCATCGTCCGCGAGCAGGAGCGCCCGCGCGTCGCGCGGGGCGGTGGTGCAGCCACGGTGCAGATGGTCACCGCCGCGGCGGGCGCGCGGACGATGATCAACGGTTTCACCGACATTCCGCCAGGCGCGGGCATCCCGCTGCATTTCCATGACTGCGAGGAAAGCGTGCTCGTCGTCTCGGGGCGGGCGCTGGTGGAACTGGACGGCGTGCGCCACGAGGCCGAGGCGGGTTGCGTCACCTTCGTGCCCTCGGGCGTGCCGCACCGTTTCCTGAACCCGTCCGAGGCCGAGCCGCTGCGCATCTTCTGGACCTATGCCTCGGGCTCTGCCACCCGGACCCTGGTCGAGACGGGCGAGACCCGCCCGATCGCCACGGAAACGGAGTGACGCCGATGCCTATTCATGTGCAACCAGATGCGCTTCGCCAATTCGCCACGCAATCCTACGCCGCGCTCGGCATGCCCGAGGAAACCGCGGCGCTGGTCGCCGACACGCTGGTGCAGGCCGACATGTGGGGCCACCAGTCCCACGGCGTGATGCGCCTGTTCTGGTATGGCGCGCGGCTGGAAAGCGGCGCGATGAACCCGAATGCCGAGCCCGAGCTTGCCGGGCTGGGCGGGCTGATGACCATGGACGGGCGCGACGGGGTGGGCCAGCTCATCGCCCTGCGCGCCATGGAAGCGGCCATCGCGGGCGCGAAGAAGCACGGCATCGCAGCCGTCGCGGTGCGCAATGCGGGCCATTTCGGCACCGCGATGTATTTCACGCGGATGGCCGCGCGGGCGGGCTGTCTGGGTTATCTCTGCGCCAATGCCAGCCCCGCCATGGCGCCCTGGGGCGGCATGAAGAAGCGCATCGGCACCAACCCCTGGTCGTGGTCGGCGCCCGCGGGGCGCTATGCCCCGATGATGCTGGACATCGCCAACACCGCGGTCGCCCGCGGCAAGCTGTATCTCGCGAAGCAGCGCGGCGAGAAGATCCCCGAGACCTGGGCGATGGATGCCGAGGGGCGGATCACCACCGATCCCGCCGCCGGGATCGAGGGCACGATCCTGCCGATGGCGGGCCACAAGGGCTATGCGGTTGCGACCATCGTCGACGTGCTGTCGGGCGTGCTGTCGGGATCCGGCTTCGGTGCGTCGATCACCGGGCCCTACACGCCCGAGGGGCGCAGCGGCTGCGGGCACCTGGCGCTGGTCATCGACATTGCCGCCTCGCGCCCGCTGGCCGAGTTCGAGGCCGACATGGAACGGCTGATCGAGGAGTTGAAGGCGACCCCGCGCCAGCCCGGCGTGGACGAGATCTTCTATCCCGGCGAGATCGAGGCGCGGAACGCCGCCCGCGCCGCGGCCGAGGGGATCCTGCTGCCCGACGCCACGGCAGACGAGCTTCGCGCCCGTGGCGCGGCGCTGGGCGTGACGGCGCCGTTCTGAATAAGGGGCGCCGGGGGCTACTCCGGCGCCAGTTCGCGGAACATCGCGGGCAGCCGCGCCTCGGGCACCCGGCGCAACGAGTAGTAGACCGGGCCGACCGGGTCGGGCAGTTGCACGCGGAATTCCAGGCTGTCGCCGCCGCAGTAATAATCCATCTCGGGCGCGAAACCGCTGGCCGGGCCCATGCCCGGCGAGACGAAGGTCGTGGCGCTGCCGCCGCTCGAGCTGACGGCCTCGGTCCTGAGCATCACCTCGGATGGGGGGATGGTGCAGAAGCTGAGCCTGTCCCCCTCGGTCATCAGGCGCCCCACGGCGGTCGGGATCGCCAGGTCCATCGCCACCTGCGTGCTGCCTTCGTCGGTCACGTCTTCCCAGCTCAGGTTCTGGTGCAGCGGCATGGTGACGTAAAAGCCGTCGCGGTAGATGCTTATGCCCAGAAGCGCGGGCATCGGCGGGAACACGACCCGCGAGGTCCCCGGCGGGGTCATGCGCTCCAGCATCGCGGTCATCGCCTCGGCCGCCGTGTTCTGGCCGATCCAGTGCCCGGCAAGGCAGGGATCGGGCGCGGGCGTCGCGGGTGGGCATAGCTCCTGCGCGCGGGCGCCGGTGGCGATCAGGCCAAGCAGGGCAAGGCAGGACAGTCGCAGCATGGAACGCCTCCTCTCGGGGCGACGGTAACATGAAAGCTGTCGGTTCCGAAGCGGTGGGCCGGGCTTGCGCGTGGCCCTGAACCGGGCAAGATGGAGAGCGATCAGCAGAAGGACAGATACAGGTGAGCGACCGCCAGGCCATCCGCCCGCACGAGATCGCGACCGATGCGCCGCTTCCCCGCGATGCCAGCATCGCCTTCATCGGGGTGATCCGCACGCCCTGGACGCGGCGCGAGGACTGCCCGCACCAGGGCAAGCCCGACGGGCCGGAATGCGTGATCGAACTGACCCCGCCCTGGGACCGGGCGCTTGACGGGATCGAGGGGTTCGACACGATCGAGGTGTTCTACTGGCTGCACCTGTCGCGCCGCGACCTGCTGGTCCAGAACCCGCGCCACGCCAACGCGCCGCGCGGCACCTTCTCGTTGCGCTCGCCGATCCGGCCGAACCCGATCGGTGCCAGCACCGTGCGGCTGGTGCGGCGCGACGGGCCGCGGCTGGTGGTGCGCGGGCTCGAATGCGTGGACGGCACGCCGCTGATCGACCTCAAGCCCGATCACTGCCACTACACGCCGCCGAAAGCGGGGGACTAGGTCTCGGCCCGCCCCGAAAGCGCCGGGTGGGTCCAGCTTTTCCCCGCGCGCCAGTTGAGCGCCAGCACCACGAGGATCAGGGCCGCGCCGGCGGCCTCGATGCCGATGTCGGGCCAGAAGATGGCGACCGTGCCCGGGACGATCGCCAGCCGCTGCCAGAGCGGCATGGGCGCCCAGAGGAACCCCTCGAGGGCGGCGGCGAAGGCCGTGAGCGCGATGATCGCGATGATCCCGTTCCACAGCACCAGCGGCAGCGGGCCGCCCAGGATGATCGACTCGTTGTAGACCATGAACATCGGGATCAGATACAGGCCCTTGGCGTATTTCCAGGCCTGGACGCTGGTCTCCATCGGTTTCGATCCGGCGATGGCCGCCCCCGCGAAGCCCGCCAGCGCCACGGGGGGTGTCACGTTCGAGTCCTGCGAGTACCAGAACACCACCAGATGCGCGATCAGCAGCGGCACGCCGAACTCGCTGGTCAGCGCAGGGCCCACCAGGATGATCAGCACGATATAGGCCGCCGTCACCGGCAGCCCGAGACCCAGGATAAGGCTGGCCAGCAGCACCAGGATCAGCGCGAGGAACAGGTTGCCGCCCGAGAAGGCCAGCATCATGGCCGAGAATTTCAGCCCCAGCCCTGTCAGGCCGACGACGCCCACGATGATGCCCGCGACCGCGCAGGCCATCGACACCGCGACCGCGTTGCGCGCGCCAAGCTCCAGCGCCTGAAGCGTCTTTTCCACTCCCGCGCGGCAGAGCGCGACAAAGCCCGCCGCCGTGGGGCCGCCTGCGGCAAAGGTCCACAGCGCGCGGGCGGCGGCGGCGCCCACCACGGCGAGGATGGCGTAGAAGCCCACCCGCATCGGCGAATAGCCCGCGATCAGCAGCCAGGTCAGCGCCACCAGCGGCAGCAGGAAATGCCAGCCTTCGGCCAGCACCTGGCGCACGCGCGGCAACTCTTCCGACGGAAGGCCCGTCATGCCCTGCTTCACGGCGGCGATATGCACCAGAAGATAGACCGCGCCGAAATAGAGTACGGCCGGGAAGATCGAGACGAGAACGATGTCGATGTAAGGAACGCGCGTGAACTCGGACATCAGGAAGGCGCCTGCCCCCATCAGCGGCGGCATGATCTGCCCGCCGGTGGAGGCGGCCGCCTCGATCCCGCCGGCCTGCGCCGGGCGGTAGCCGAGGCGCTTCATCAGCGGGATGGTGAAGGCACCGGTCGTCACCACGTTGGCGATGGCCGAGCCCGAGATCGAGCCCATGCCCGCCGAGGCGATCACCGCGGCCTTGGCCGGCCCGCCGCGCTGGCGGCCCGTGGCGGCATAGGCGAGGTCGATGAAGAACTTGCCCGCGCCGGTGACTTCCAGAAAAGCGCCGAACAGCACGAAGACGAAGATGAAGGTGGCGGCCACGCCCATCGGCAGGCCGAAGATGCCCTCGGCGCCCAGGGTCAGCTGGCTTGCCAGCCGCTCGATCGAATAGCCGCGATGGTTCAGGATGCCCGGCAGCCAGTCGGCGAGGAACGGCAACTCGCCCCGGCTGCCCGCCAGCGCATAGAGCACGAAGACCGCCCCGATGATGGTCATGCCAAGGCCCACGGCCCGGCGCGCGGCCTCCAGCACCACGATGGTGGTGATGATGCCCACCGTCACGTCGATCTGGCGCGGGATGATCTGGTTCGCGATGGTGTCGATGTTCATGGGCAGCCACGCGCCCACCAGCACGCCGCAGGCGATGAGCGGCAGGTCGATGGCCCAGCCCAGCGCGCCGCGCGGCTTGTTCTGCCCCCAGACCGGGAAGATCAGGAAGGTCAGGACAAGGATGAAGCCCAGGTGGATCGGGCGCTGGAAGAACAGCCCCAGCGGCTGGATCCCCGCCCCGTAAAGCTGGAAGACCGATAGCGCGATGGCAACGGCGGCGGTGATGCGCAGCACGAGCCGCGGTTGGGCCTGGGGGGTCATCCGTCCTCTCCGGGGTGAAGTGCGATGGTCACGCGTTGCCGCGGGGCACGGGCGCTGAGCGAGATCTCGGCATC from Halovulum dunhuangense encodes:
- a CDS encoding efflux RND transporter periplasmic adaptor subunit; its protein translation is MIKRIVIMVVLLAAVAGGLVGFNLFRDKMIGEYFANMPTPPVTVSTIEAKPVTWTPTIDAIGTVSALRGVELTVEASGVIGDIRFGPSEAVTEGQVLLQLDDAVQSADLEAARTQAELDQQNLVRARELVSRGATTTVTLESAVAAAAASRAQVAKLEAVLEKRQLLAPFSGTIGLPRVDLGAYVTPGTVVATLQDLSRMRVDFTVPEQRLGELRIGQPIVVRDEERQSSFEGEIVGIDPRVDPATRLVSVRASIDNPDGRLTPGQFVRISVVLPEESGVIAMPLTAVVSSLYGDYVFVVRPRENDPEQLEVRQVFVQTGRRSGQMVEIVSGVQVGDAVVTAGQNRLTNGAPARVDNSVNPAADMIEASLR
- a CDS encoding YgaP family membrane protein: MSIDRIVLAFAGGMVLLSLALGLTVSPWFFALTALVGANLMQSAFTGFCPLALALRRLGVKPGVAFR
- a CDS encoding cupin domain-containing protein, with protein sequence MSENGSAGSIVREQERPRVARGGGAATVQMVTAAAGARTMINGFTDIPPGAGIPLHFHDCEESVLVVSGRALVELDGVRHEAEAGCVTFVPSGVPHRFLNPSEAEPLRIFWTYASGSATRTLVETGETRPIATETE
- a CDS encoding Ldh family oxidoreductase, which produces MPIHVQPDALRQFATQSYAALGMPEETAALVADTLVQADMWGHQSHGVMRLFWYGARLESGAMNPNAEPELAGLGGLMTMDGRDGVGQLIALRAMEAAIAGAKKHGIAAVAVRNAGHFGTAMYFTRMAARAGCLGYLCANASPAMAPWGGMKKRIGTNPWSWSAPAGRYAPMMLDIANTAVARGKLYLAKQRGEKIPETWAMDAEGRITTDPAAGIEGTILPMAGHKGYAVATIVDVLSGVLSGSGFGASITGPYTPEGRSGCGHLALVIDIAASRPLAEFEADMERLIEELKATPRQPGVDEIFYPGEIEARNAARAAAEGILLPDATADELRARGAALGVTAPF
- the tsaA gene encoding tRNA (N6-threonylcarbamoyladenosine(37)-N6)-methyltransferase TrmO, with amino-acid sequence MSDRQAIRPHEIATDAPLPRDASIAFIGVIRTPWTRREDCPHQGKPDGPECVIELTPPWDRALDGIEGFDTIEVFYWLHLSRRDLLVQNPRHANAPRGTFSLRSPIRPNPIGASTVRLVRRDGPRLVVRGLECVDGTPLIDLKPDHCHYTPPKAGD
- a CDS encoding TRAP transporter permease, with amino-acid sequence MTPQAQPRLVLRITAAVAIALSVFQLYGAGIQPLGLFFQRPIHLGFILVLTFLIFPVWGQNKPRGALGWAIDLPLIACGVLVGAWLPMNIDTIANQIIPRQIDVTVGIITTIVVLEAARRAVGLGMTIIGAVFVLYALAGSRGELPFLADWLPGILNHRGYSIERLASQLTLGAEGIFGLPMGVAATFIFVFVLFGAFLEVTGAGKFFIDLAYAATGRQRGGPAKAAVIASAGMGSISGSAIANVVTTGAFTIPLMKRLGYRPAQAGGIEAAASTGGQIMPPLMGAGAFLMSEFTRVPYIDIVLVSIFPAVLYFGAVYLLVHIAAVKQGMTGLPSEELPRVRQVLAEGWHFLLPLVALTWLLIAGYSPMRVGFYAILAVVGAAAARALWTFAAGGPTAAGFVALCRAGVEKTLQALELGARNAVAVSMACAVAGIIVGVVGLTGLGLKFSAMMLAFSGGNLFLALILVLLASLILGLGLPVTAAYIVLIILVGPALTSEFGVPLLIAHLVVFWYSQDSNVTPPVALAGFAGAAIAGSKPMETSVQAWKYAKGLYLIPMFMVYNESIILGGPLPLVLWNGIIAIIALTAFAAALEGFLWAPMPLWQRLAIVPGTVAIFWPDIGIEAAGAALILVVLALNWRAGKSWTHPALSGRAET